The following coding sequences are from one Paraburkholderia caballeronis window:
- a CDS encoding ethanolamine ammonia-lyase subunit EutB, which produces MSYTETIGSRTYRFADLKTLLAKASPLRSGDQLAGIAAASEEERVAAKMALAQTPLRAFLNDALIPYESDEVTRLIVDGHSRDAFAEIAHLTVGDFRDWLLATSTGSDALVRIAAGLTPEMVAAVSKLMRNQDLIAVAKKRPVVTRFRNTIGLPGRLSVRLQPNHPTDDVKGIAASMLDGLMYGCGDAVIGINPATDSLAAITKLLVMIDEFRERYRVPTQSCVLTHVTNTIAAIEQGAPVDLVFQSIAGTEQANAGFGISLALLKEAREAALSLKRGTVGDNVMYFETGQGSALSANAHHGVDQQTCEVRAYAVARAFDPLLTNTVVGFIGPEYLYDGKQITRAGLEDHFCGKLLGVPMGCDICYTNHAEADQDDMDNLLTLLGVAGINFIMGIPGADDVMLNYQSTSFHDALYVRDVLGLRRAPEFEEWLESMRIADARGALLPASPNQPLLEGARQWMAAG; this is translated from the coding sequence ATGAGCTATACCGAGACGATCGGCAGCCGCACCTACCGCTTCGCCGATCTCAAGACGCTGCTCGCGAAGGCGAGCCCGCTGCGTTCCGGCGACCAGCTTGCCGGCATCGCGGCGGCGAGCGAGGAGGAGCGCGTCGCCGCGAAGATGGCGCTCGCGCAGACGCCGCTGCGCGCGTTCCTGAACGACGCGCTGATCCCGTACGAAAGCGACGAGGTCACGCGGCTGATCGTCGACGGCCATTCGCGCGACGCGTTCGCGGAGATCGCGCATCTGACTGTCGGCGATTTCCGCGACTGGCTGCTGGCGACGTCGACCGGCAGCGACGCGCTCGTGCGGATCGCGGCGGGCCTCACGCCGGAGATGGTCGCGGCGGTGTCGAAGCTGATGCGCAACCAGGACCTGATCGCGGTCGCGAAGAAGCGCCCGGTCGTCACGCGCTTTCGCAACACCATCGGCCTGCCGGGGCGCCTGTCGGTGCGGTTGCAGCCGAACCATCCGACCGACGACGTGAAGGGCATCGCCGCGTCGATGCTCGACGGCCTGATGTACGGCTGCGGCGACGCGGTGATCGGCATCAATCCGGCGACCGACAGCCTTGCGGCGATCACGAAGCTGCTCGTGATGATCGACGAGTTCCGCGAGCGTTATCGCGTGCCGACGCAGTCGTGCGTGCTCACGCACGTGACGAACACCATTGCCGCGATCGAGCAGGGCGCGCCGGTCGATCTGGTGTTCCAGTCGATCGCCGGCACCGAGCAGGCGAACGCGGGTTTCGGCATTTCGCTCGCGCTGCTGAAGGAGGCGCGCGAAGCGGCGCTGTCGCTGAAGCGCGGCACCGTCGGCGACAACGTGATGTACTTCGAGACCGGCCAGGGCAGCGCGCTGTCCGCGAACGCGCATCACGGCGTCGATCAGCAGACCTGCGAAGTGCGCGCGTACGCGGTCGCGCGCGCGTTCGATCCGCTGCTGACCAACACCGTGGTCGGCTTCATCGGCCCCGAGTATCTGTACGACGGCAAGCAGATCACGCGCGCGGGCCTCGAAGACCATTTCTGCGGCAAGCTGCTCGGCGTGCCGATGGGCTGCGACATCTGCTATACGAACCACGCGGAAGCGGACCAGGACGACATGGACAACCTGCTGACGCTGCTCGGCGTCGCGGGGATCAACTTCATCATGGGCATCCCGGGCGCGGACGACGTGATGCTGAACTACCAGAGCACGTCGTTCCACGACGCGCTGTACGTGCGCGACGTGCTGGGCCTGCGCCGCGCGCCGGAATTCGAGGAGTGGCTGGAGTCGATGCGGATCGCGGACGCGCGCGGCGCGCTGCTGCCCGCGTCGCCGAACCAGCCGCTGCTCGAAGGCGCTCGCCAATGGATGGCGGCCGGATGA
- a CDS encoding porin, with protein MKNKISLAAAVAASLVASSAHAQSSVTLYGLIDAGLMYTNNVASGKTSGALWQATSGNVNGSRFGVRGSEDLGGGLKALFVLENGFNVQNGKLGQDGRMFGRQAFVGLASDQFGMLTLGRQYDSLVDYVAPLSATAGTFGDTGFAHPFDNDNLNHSLRISNAVKYTSNNYAGLKFGALYAFSNQTDFAANRAYSFGASYNNGPLAIAGGYLQLNGTTGATASSPGAVDLAESTANGKGGFALGADRMRSFGGGINYTFGPATAGFVFTRSEYAGSTSFGSTGGDVSFNNYEVNGRYVLTPHVNLGIAYTYTDGHVDQTSTFGADPKWHQVDLQAVYKLSKRTDLYAEAMYQHASGHNYVAFINTAGGASSTANQVVATAGLRARF; from the coding sequence GTGAAAAACAAGATTTCGCTCGCCGCCGCCGTCGCGGCCTCGCTCGTCGCTTCTTCCGCGCATGCGCAAAGCTCGGTCACGCTGTACGGGCTGATCGACGCCGGCCTCATGTACACGAACAACGTCGCGAGCGGCAAGACGAGCGGCGCGCTGTGGCAGGCGACGAGCGGCAACGTCAACGGCAGCCGCTTCGGCGTGCGCGGCAGCGAGGACCTGGGCGGCGGCCTGAAGGCGCTGTTCGTGCTCGAAAACGGCTTCAACGTGCAAAACGGCAAGCTCGGCCAGGACGGCCGGATGTTCGGCCGCCAGGCGTTCGTCGGCCTCGCGAGCGACCAGTTCGGCATGCTGACGCTCGGCCGCCAGTACGACTCGCTCGTCGACTACGTCGCGCCGCTGTCCGCGACGGCCGGCACGTTCGGCGACACCGGCTTCGCGCACCCGTTCGACAACGACAACCTGAACCACTCGCTGCGGATCAGCAACGCGGTGAAGTACACGAGCAACAACTACGCGGGCCTCAAGTTCGGCGCGCTGTACGCGTTCTCGAACCAGACTGACTTTGCGGCGAACCGCGCATACAGCTTCGGCGCGAGCTACAACAACGGCCCGCTCGCGATCGCCGGCGGTTACCTGCAACTGAACGGCACGACCGGCGCGACGGCGAGCAGCCCCGGCGCGGTCGATCTCGCGGAATCGACCGCGAACGGCAAGGGCGGTTTCGCGCTCGGCGCGGACCGGATGCGCTCGTTCGGCGGCGGCATCAACTACACGTTCGGCCCGGCAACGGCGGGTTTTGTGTTCACGCGCAGCGAGTACGCAGGCTCGACGTCGTTCGGCTCGACGGGCGGCGACGTGAGCTTCAACAACTACGAAGTGAACGGCCGCTACGTGCTGACGCCGCACGTGAACCTCGGCATCGCGTACACGTACACCGACGGCCACGTCGATCAGACGTCGACGTTCGGCGCGGACCCGAAGTGGCACCAGGTCGATCTGCAGGCGGTGTACAAGCTGTCGAAGCGCACCGACCTGTATGCGGAAGCGATGTACCAGCACGCGTCCGGGCATAACTACGTCGCGTTCATCAACACGGCGGGCGGCGCGTCGTCGACCGCGAACCAGGTCGTCGCGACGGCCGGGCTGCGCGCGCGCTTCTGA
- the eat gene encoding ethanolamine permease, whose product MKAESKGQQGGKAVHHELKQTLGTWQLWGIAVGLVISGEYFGWSYGWASAGTLGFVITALFVAAMYTTFIFSFTELTTSIPHAGGPFAYARRAFGPVGGYIAGAATLVEFLFAPPAIALAIGAYLHVQFPGLEPKHAAMGAYLVFMALNILGVQVAATFELCVTLLAIFELLVFMGVVSPGFQWANFTKGGWAGADHFSIGSFHGMFAAIPFAIWFFLAIEGVAMAAEEAKNPKRSIPIAYVAGIVTLVLLAIGVMVFAGAAGDWTKLSNINDPLPQAMKFIVGSNSGWLHMLVWLGLFGLVASFHGIIIGYSRQIFALARSGYLPEWLAKVHPRFKTPHRAILAGGVVGIAAIYSDELVQFAGQTLTANIVTMSVFGAIVMYIVSMLALFKLRRAEPTMERPFRAPMFPLFPAFALVAAAISLATMVYFNFEVAIVFAVFMAIGYGYFIATRHQRDGAVADTLVGE is encoded by the coding sequence GTGAAAGCAGAGTCGAAGGGCCAGCAAGGCGGCAAGGCCGTGCATCACGAGCTGAAGCAGACGCTCGGCACGTGGCAGTTGTGGGGGATCGCGGTCGGCCTCGTGATCTCCGGCGAGTATTTCGGCTGGAGCTACGGCTGGGCGAGCGCCGGCACGCTCGGTTTCGTGATTACCGCGCTGTTCGTCGCGGCGATGTACACGACGTTCATCTTCAGCTTCACCGAGCTGACCACGTCGATTCCGCACGCGGGCGGGCCGTTCGCGTATGCGCGGCGCGCGTTCGGGCCGGTCGGCGGGTATATCGCGGGCGCGGCGACGCTGGTCGAGTTCCTGTTCGCGCCGCCCGCGATCGCGCTCGCGATCGGCGCGTACCTGCACGTGCAGTTCCCCGGCCTCGAACCGAAGCACGCGGCAATGGGCGCGTATCTGGTGTTCATGGCGCTCAACATCCTCGGCGTGCAGGTCGCCGCGACGTTCGAGCTGTGCGTGACGCTGCTCGCGATCTTCGAATTGCTGGTGTTCATGGGCGTCGTGTCGCCGGGCTTCCAGTGGGCGAACTTCACGAAGGGCGGCTGGGCCGGCGCGGATCACTTCAGCATCGGCTCGTTTCATGGGATGTTCGCGGCGATTCCGTTCGCGATCTGGTTCTTCCTCGCGATCGAAGGCGTCGCGATGGCGGCCGAGGAAGCGAAGAATCCGAAACGTTCGATTCCGATCGCCTATGTTGCCGGCATCGTGACGCTCGTCCTGCTCGCGATCGGCGTGATGGTGTTCGCGGGCGCGGCCGGCGACTGGACGAAGCTGTCGAACATCAACGACCCGCTGCCGCAGGCGATGAAGTTCATCGTCGGCTCGAACAGCGGCTGGCTCCACATGCTCGTGTGGCTCGGCCTGTTCGGCCTCGTCGCGTCGTTCCACGGGATCATCATCGGCTATTCGCGGCAGATCTTCGCGCTTGCGCGCTCCGGTTACCTGCCCGAATGGCTCGCGAAGGTGCACCCGCGCTTCAAGACCCCGCATCGCGCGATTCTCGCGGGCGGCGTGGTCGGCATCGCGGCGATCTACAGCGACGAACTCGTGCAGTTCGCCGGGCAGACGCTGACCGCGAACATCGTGACGATGTCGGTGTTCGGCGCTATCGTGATGTACATCGTCAGCATGCTCGCGCTGTTCAAGCTGCGCCGCGCGGAACCGACGATGGAGCGCCCGTTCCGCGCGCCGATGTTCCCGTTGTTCCCGGCGTTCGCGCTGGTCGCGGCGGCGATCTCGCTCGCGACGATGGTGTACTTCAACTTCGAGGTGGCGATCGTGTTCGCGGTATTCATGGCGATCGGCTATGGTTATTTCATCGCGACGCGGCATCAGCGTGACGGCGCGGTCGCCGATACGCTGGTCGGGGAGTAA